A genomic stretch from Theropithecus gelada isolate Dixy chromosome 2, Tgel_1.0, whole genome shotgun sequence includes:
- the ZMYND10 gene encoding zinc finger MYND domain-containing protein 10 isoform X1, producing MGDLELLLPGEAEVLVRGLRSFPLREMGSEGWNQQHENLEKLNMQAILDATISQGEPIQELLVTHGKVPTLVEELIAVEMWKQKVFPVLCRVEDFKPQNTFPIYMVVHHEASIINLLETVFFHKEVCESAEDTVLDLVDYCHRKLTLLVARSGCGGPPEGEGSQDSNPMQELQKQAELMEFEIALKALSVLRYITDCVDSLSLSTLSRMLSTHNLPCLLVELLEHSPWNRREGGKLQQFEGSRWHTVAPSEQQKLSKLDGQVWIALYNLLLSPEAQARYCLTSFAKGQLLKLRAFLTDTLLDQLPNLAHLQSFLAHLALTETQPPKKDLVLEQIPEIWERLERENRGKWQAIAKHQLQHVFSPSEQDLRLQAQRWAETYRLDVLEAVAPERPRCAYCSAEASKRCSRCQNEWYCCRECQVKHWEKHGKTCVLAAQGDRAK from the exons ATGGGAGACCTGGAACTGCTGCTGCCCGGGGAAGCTGAAGTGCTGGTGCGGGGTCTGCGCAGCTTCCCGCTACGCGAGATGGGTTCCGAAGG gtggaaccaGCAGCACGAGAACCTGGAGAAGCTGAACATGCAAGCCATCCTCGATGCCACAATCAGCCAGGGCGAGCCCATTCAGGAGCTGCTGGTCACCCATGGGAAG GTCCCAACGCTGGTGGAGGAGCTGATCGCAGTGGAGATGTGGAAGCAGAAGGTGTTCCCCGTGCTCTGCAGGGTGGAGGACTTCAAGCCCCAGAACACCTTTCCCATCTACATGGTG GTGCACCACGAGGCCTCCATCATCAACCTCTTGGAGACAGTGTTCTTCCACAAG GAGGTGTGTGAGTCAGCAGAAGACACTGTCTTGGACTTGGTAGACTATTGCCACCGCAAACTGACTCTGCTGGTGGCCCGGAGTGGCTGTGGTGGCCCCCCTGAAGGGGAGGGGTCCCAGGACAGCAACCCCATGCAG GAGCTGCAGAAGCAGGCAGAGCTGATGGAATTTGAGATTGCACTGAAGGCCCTCTCAGTACTGCGCTACATCACAGACTGTGTGGACAG CCTCTCTCTCAGCACCTTGAGCCGTATGCTTAGCACACACAACCTGCCCTGCCTCCTGGTGGAACTGCTGGAGCATAGTCCCTGGAACCGGCGGGAAGGAG GCAAGCTGCAGCAGTTCGAGGGCAGCCGTTGGCATACTGTGGCCCCCTCAGAGCAGCAAAAGCTGAGCAAGTTGGACGGGCAAGTGTGGATAGCCCTGTACAACCTGCTGCTAAGCCCTGAGGCCCAGGCGCGCTACTGCCTCACAAGTTTTGCCAAGGGACAGCTACTCAAG CTTCGGGCCTTCCTCACAGACACACTACTGGACCAGCTGCCCAACCTGGCCCACTTGCAGAGTTTCCTGGCCCATCTGGCCCTGACTGAAACCCAGCCCCCTAAGAAGGACCTGGTGTTGGAACAG ATCCCAGAAATCTGGGAGCGGCTGGAGCGAGAAAACAGAGGCAAGTGGCAGGCAATTGCCAAGCACCAGCTCCAACATGTGTTCAGCCCCTCAGAGCAGGACCTGCGGCTGCAGGCACAAAG GTGGGCTGAGACCTACAGGCTGGATGTGCTAGAGGCAGTGGCTCCAGAGCGGCCCCGCTGTGCTTACTGCAGTGCAGAGGCTTCTAAGCGCTGCTCGCGATGCCAGAATGAGTGGTATTGCTGCAG GGAGTGCCAAGTCAAGCACTGGGAAAAGCATGGAAAGACTTGTGTCCTGGCAGcccagggtgacagagccaaatGA
- the ZMYND10 gene encoding zinc finger MYND domain-containing protein 10 isoform X2, with product MGDLELLLPGEAEVLVRGLRSFPLREMGSEGWNQQHENLEKLNMQAILDATISQGEPIQELLVTHGKVPTLVEELIAVEMWKQKVFPVLCRVEDFKPQNTFPIYMVVHHEASIINLLETVFFHKEVCESAEDTVLDLVDYCHRKLTLLVARSGCGGPPEGEGSQDSNPMQELQKQAELMEFEIALKALSVLRYITDCVDRQWSVSQPPQLAHLKRMQCLYPVRWFLSPGKLQQFEGSRWHTVAPSEQQKLSKLDGQVWIALYNLLLSPEAQARYCLTSFAKGQLLKLRAFLTDTLLDQLPNLAHLQSFLAHLALTETQPPKKDLVLEQIPEIWERLERENRGKWQAIAKHQLQHVFSPSEQDLRLQAQRWAETYRLDVLEAVAPERPRCAYCSAEASKRCSRCQNEWYCCRECQVKHWEKHGKTCVLAAQGDRAK from the exons ATGGGAGACCTGGAACTGCTGCTGCCCGGGGAAGCTGAAGTGCTGGTGCGGGGTCTGCGCAGCTTCCCGCTACGCGAGATGGGTTCCGAAGG gtggaaccaGCAGCACGAGAACCTGGAGAAGCTGAACATGCAAGCCATCCTCGATGCCACAATCAGCCAGGGCGAGCCCATTCAGGAGCTGCTGGTCACCCATGGGAAG GTCCCAACGCTGGTGGAGGAGCTGATCGCAGTGGAGATGTGGAAGCAGAAGGTGTTCCCCGTGCTCTGCAGGGTGGAGGACTTCAAGCCCCAGAACACCTTTCCCATCTACATGGTG GTGCACCACGAGGCCTCCATCATCAACCTCTTGGAGACAGTGTTCTTCCACAAG GAGGTGTGTGAGTCAGCAGAAGACACTGTCTTGGACTTGGTAGACTATTGCCACCGCAAACTGACTCTGCTGGTGGCCCGGAGTGGCTGTGGTGGCCCCCCTGAAGGGGAGGGGTCCCAGGACAGCAACCCCATGCAG GAGCTGCAGAAGCAGGCAGAGCTGATGGAATTTGAGATTGCACTGAAGGCCCTCTCAGTACTGCGCTACATCACAGACTGTGTGGACAG GCAGTGGTCAGTCTCCCAGCCCCCACAGCTGGCTCACTTGAAGAGAATGCAATGCCTGTACCCAGTGCGCTGGTTCCTCTCCCCAGGCAAGCTGCAGCAGTTCGAGGGCAGCCGTTGGCATACTGTGGCCCCCTCAGAGCAGCAAAAGCTGAGCAAGTTGGACGGGCAAGTGTGGATAGCCCTGTACAACCTGCTGCTAAGCCCTGAGGCCCAGGCGCGCTACTGCCTCACAAGTTTTGCCAAGGGACAGCTACTCAAG CTTCGGGCCTTCCTCACAGACACACTACTGGACCAGCTGCCCAACCTGGCCCACTTGCAGAGTTTCCTGGCCCATCTGGCCCTGACTGAAACCCAGCCCCCTAAGAAGGACCTGGTGTTGGAACAG ATCCCAGAAATCTGGGAGCGGCTGGAGCGAGAAAACAGAGGCAAGTGGCAGGCAATTGCCAAGCACCAGCTCCAACATGTGTTCAGCCCCTCAGAGCAGGACCTGCGGCTGCAGGCACAAAG GTGGGCTGAGACCTACAGGCTGGATGTGCTAGAGGCAGTGGCTCCAGAGCGGCCCCGCTGTGCTTACTGCAGTGCAGAGGCTTCTAAGCGCTGCTCGCGATGCCAGAATGAGTGGTATTGCTGCAG GGAGTGCCAAGTCAAGCACTGGGAAAAGCATGGAAAGACTTGTGTCCTGGCAGcccagggtgacagagccaaatGA